The following coding sequences are from one Gossypium raimondii isolate GPD5lz chromosome 4, ASM2569854v1, whole genome shotgun sequence window:
- the LOC105779324 gene encoding protein DMP7, with protein sequence MDTKAVEHKQPLLKNVEETAQEESRTTSEFPLLTAIVKQPKTKKQKIVRKTFKGTAVLSKLLPTGSALTFQILSPVLTNQGQCKTQVCQNLMLGLVAFCASLCFFLSFTDSVRDERGKVRYGVATFRGLWVMDGPVELPIEEANKYKVKLIDFFHALVSIMIFMALVLFDQNVVDCFGLKPSGDSNALLLMLLPASIGAIGCLLFVSFPSKRHGIGCPLSKN encoded by the coding sequence ATGGACACGAAAGCTGTAGAACACAAGCAACCCCTCCTGAAGAATGTGGAAGAGACGGCCCAAGAAGAGTCACGAACCACTTCGGAATTTCCTTTATTAACTGCAATAGTAAAGCAACCAAAGaccaagaaacaaaaaatcGTGAGAAAAACCTTCAAAGGCACCGCCGTTTTGTCCAAGCTTCTGCCTACTGGCTCAGCCCTTACTTTCCAAATACTGTCCCCAGTTTTAACGAACCAAGGCCAATGCAAGACCCAGGTTTGCCAAAACTTGATGCTAGGCCTTGTGGCGTTTTGTGCCAGCTTGtgtttcttcctttctttcacCGATAGTGTTCGAGATGAAAGAGGCAAGGTCCGGTACGGGGTGGCTACGTTTAGAGGGTTATGGGTAATGGATGGCCCTGTTGAACTGCCAATAGAGGAGGCAAACAAGTATAAGGTCAAGTTGATTGATTTTTTCCATGCTTTGGTATCCATAATGATTTTTATGGCGCTTGTTCTGTTCGATCAAAATGTTGTCGACTGCTTTGGTCTGAAGCCATCAGGGGACAGCAATGCGCTGCTGCTGATGTTATTGCCAGCAAGCATTGGAGCCATAGGCTGccttttgtttgtttcattCCCTAGCAAACGCCATGGAATTGGCTGCCCTCTCTCCAAAAATTAG